The Juglans microcarpa x Juglans regia isolate MS1-56 chromosome 2S, Jm3101_v1.0, whole genome shotgun sequence genome has a window encoding:
- the LOC121251510 gene encoding thiamine phosphate phosphatase-like protein, which produces MAGTPVVLLFDFDRTIIDDDSDRWVVTEMDLTPLFNKLRSTLPWNSLMDGMMKELHSRGQTAEDITECLKRTPMDPCIVAAIKAAHALGCDLRVISDANQFFIETILKHHGLLGCFSRIYTNPSFVDEDGRLRIFPFHDLSSSPHGCKLCHATMCKGQVIDEIQASVSENSTKNFIYLGDGHGDYCPTLKLGESDYVMPRKNYPLWKRICCEPLLVKAKVHEWSTGEELKRILLYLIDTITIQDNIGRHQSV; this is translated from the exons ATGGCTGGAACACCGGTGGTGCTGCTGTTTGACTTTGACCGCACGATCATCGATGATGATAGTGACCGTTGGGTGGTCACGGAGATGGATCTCACCCCCCTCTTCAATAAGCTCCGCTCTACCTTGCCTTGGAACTCTCTCatg GATGGTATGATGAAGGAGCTCCACTCACGAGGTCAAACTGCCGAAGACATTACAGAATGCCTGAAACGTACTCCAATGGATCCGTGTATTGTCGCGGCTATTAAAGCAGCCCATGCTCTGGG ATGCGACTTGAGGGTGATTAGCGATGCGAATCAGTTTTTCATTGAGACAATCTTGAAGCATCATGGTCTGTTGGGTTGCTTTTCTCGGATATACACGAACCCATCATTCGTGGATGAAGACGGACGGCTTAGGATCTTTCCTTTTCATGATTTGAGTTCGTCTCCTCATGGATGCAAATTATGCCATGCAACTATGTGCAAG GGTCAGGTGATTGACGAAATCCAAGCTTCTGTTTCTGAAAACAGCACCAAAAATTTCATCTACCTTGGAGATGGACATGGTGATTATTGCCCAACTCTGAAGCTTGGTGAAAGTGATTATGTGATGCCGAGGAAGAATTATCCTCTGTGGAAACGCATTTGTTGCGAACCACTGCTAGTCAAGGCAAAAGTCCATGAGTGGAGCACTGGAGAGGAGCTGAAGAGGATCCTACTATACCTTATTGATACAATCACCATTCAGGATAACATCGGCAGACACCAGTCAGTCTAA